The Pseudomonas eucalypticola genome has a window encoding:
- a CDS encoding proline--tRNA ligase produces MRTSQYLLATQKEVPNDAVVISHQLMLRAGMIRKLASGLYTWLPMGLRVMRKVENIVREEMNAAGALEVLMPGIQPAELWQESGRWEQYGPELLRLKDRHNRDFCAGPTHEEVITDLARNELNSYKQLPINLYQIQTKFRDEIRPRFGLMRGREFIMKDAYSFHADQASLQQTYDRMHQAYCNVFTRLGLKFRPVEADNGSIGGAGSHEFHVLAESGEDDIVFSDTSDYAANIEKAEAIAREKTRGAATEELRLVDTPNAKTIAELVENFGLAIEKTVKTLIVHAAEEGKLIALVIRGDHELNEIKASNHPLVASPLVMASDAELRDAIGAGAGSLGPLNLPLPCIIDRSVEMMSDFGVGANIDDKHYFGVNWERDLPVPEVADLRNVVEGDPSPDGQGTLVIKRGIEVGHIFQLGTKYSEAMKCQVLGENGKPVTLTMGCYGIGVSRVVAAAIEQNNDAGGIIWNDTLAPFQIALVPLRYETEQVREATDKLYAELTAAGYEVLLDDRDKKTSPGIKFADMELIGIPHRIVVSDRGLAEGNLEYKSRTEGEAQAIAVADVLSFIQARVRR; encoded by the coding sequence ATGCGCACCAGTCAATATTTGCTCGCCACTCAGAAAGAAGTCCCCAACGACGCGGTCGTCATCAGCCATCAGCTGATGCTGCGCGCCGGCATGATCCGCAAGCTTGCCTCGGGCCTGTACACCTGGCTGCCGATGGGCCTGCGCGTGATGCGCAAGGTGGAAAACATCGTGCGCGAGGAAATGAACGCCGCCGGCGCCCTGGAAGTGCTGATGCCTGGCATCCAGCCTGCCGAGCTGTGGCAGGAATCCGGCCGCTGGGAACAGTACGGCCCTGAGTTGCTGCGCCTGAAAGACCGCCACAACCGCGACTTCTGCGCGGGGCCTACCCATGAAGAAGTGATCACGGACCTGGCCCGCAATGAGTTGAACAGCTACAAACAGCTGCCCATCAACCTGTACCAGATCCAGACCAAATTCCGTGATGAGATCCGCCCACGCTTCGGCCTGATGCGTGGTCGCGAATTCATCATGAAGGACGCCTACTCCTTCCACGCCGACCAGGCCTCGCTGCAGCAGACCTACGACCGCATGCACCAGGCGTACTGCAACGTGTTCACCCGCCTGGGCCTGAAGTTCCGCCCGGTGGAAGCCGACAACGGCTCGATCGGCGGCGCTGGTTCCCACGAGTTCCATGTGCTGGCCGAGTCCGGTGAAGACGACATCGTTTTCAGCGACACCTCCGACTACGCCGCCAACATCGAGAAGGCCGAGGCCATCGCGCGCGAGAAAACCCGTGGCGCCGCCACCGAGGAACTGCGCCTGGTGGACACGCCGAACGCCAAGACCATCGCCGAGCTGGTGGAAAACTTCGGCCTGGCCATCGAAAAAACCGTCAAGACCCTGATCGTTCACGCGGCCGAAGAAGGCAAGCTGATCGCCCTGGTGATCCGCGGTGACCACGAACTGAACGAAATCAAGGCCAGCAACCACCCGCTGGTGGCCAGCCCGCTGGTCATGGCCAGCGACGCCGAGCTGCGCGACGCCATCGGCGCCGGTGCCGGTTCCCTGGGCCCGCTGAACCTGCCGCTGCCTTGCATCATCGACCGCTCGGTGGAAATGATGAGCGACTTCGGCGTGGGCGCGAACATCGACGACAAGCACTATTTCGGCGTGAACTGGGAGCGCGACCTGCCGGTACCGGAAGTCGCCGACTTGCGCAACGTGGTCGAGGGCGACCCGAGCCCCGACGGCCAAGGCACCCTGGTGATCAAGCGCGGTATCGAAGTGGGCCACATCTTCCAACTGGGCACCAAGTACAGCGAAGCGATGAAGTGCCAGGTGCTGGGCGAGAACGGCAAGCCGGTGACACTGACCATGGGCTGCTACGGCATTGGCGTGTCCCGCGTGGTAGCCGCGGCCATCGAGCAGAACAACGACGCTGGCGGCATTATCTGGAATGACACCCTGGCGCCCTTCCAGATCGCCCTGGTACCGCTGCGCTACGAAACCGAGCAAGTGCGCGAGGCCACTGACAAGCTCTATGCCGAATTGACCGCCGCCGGTTATGAAGTGTTGCTGGACGACCGCGACAAGAAGACCAGCCCGGGCATCAAGTTCGCCGACATGGAACTAATCGGTATTCCGCACCGCATCGTGGTCAGCGACCGTGGCCTGGCCGAAGGCAACCTGGAATACAAGAGCCGTACCGAAGGCGAGGCCCAGGCCATCGCCGTCGCCGACGTGCTGTCGTTCATCCAGGCACGCGTGCGTCGCTGA
- the dinB gene encoding DNA polymerase IV: protein MTQRKIIHIDCDCFYAAIEMRDDPSLAGKPLAVGGSAERRGVIATCNYEARAYGVRSAMSSRHALKLCPDLTIVKPRMDAYKEASREIHNIFREYTDLIEPLSLDEAYLDVSECPHFSGSATRIAEDIRRKVSRRLHITVSAGVAPNKFLAKIASDWRKPNGLFVVTPPQVEAFVAALPVSKLHGVGKVTADKLGRLGIGTCLELRDWSKLALVREFGSFGERLWSLARGIDERAVHNDSRRQSISVENTYDTDLPDIAACLAKLPELMETLASRMARIDSSYRPGKPFVKVKFHDFSQTTLEQAGAGRDLDSYKQLLSQAVARGGKPVRLLGIGVRLQDLRGAHEQLELFSTT, encoded by the coding sequence ATGACGCAGCGCAAAATCATCCACATCGACTGTGACTGCTTCTATGCCGCCATCGAAATGCGTGACGACCCCAGTCTCGCCGGTAAGCCGTTGGCAGTGGGCGGCTCCGCAGAGCGTCGTGGCGTGATTGCCACGTGCAATTACGAAGCGCGTGCCTACGGCGTGCGCTCAGCCATGTCGTCGCGCCATGCCTTGAAGCTGTGCCCGGACCTGACCATCGTCAAGCCTCGGATGGACGCTTATAAAGAAGCGTCACGGGAGATTCACAACATCTTCCGTGAATACACCGACCTGATCGAACCGTTGTCATTGGACGAAGCCTATCTGGACGTCTCCGAGTGCCCGCATTTTTCCGGCAGCGCCACGCGCATTGCCGAAGACATTCGGCGCAAGGTGTCGCGGCGTTTGCACATTACGGTGTCGGCGGGGGTAGCGCCTAACAAGTTCCTGGCCAAGATCGCCAGCGACTGGCGCAAGCCCAATGGCTTGTTCGTGGTCACGCCGCCTCAGGTAGAGGCATTTGTCGCGGCGTTGCCGGTCAGCAAACTGCACGGGGTAGGCAAGGTCACCGCCGACAAGTTGGGACGCCTGGGCATCGGCACCTGCCTGGAATTACGGGACTGGAGCAAGCTGGCGCTGGTGCGGGAATTCGGTAGTTTCGGCGAACGGCTGTGGAGCCTGGCGCGCGGCATTGACGAGCGGGCGGTGCACAACGACAGCCGCCGCCAGTCCATCAGTGTGGAAAACACCTACGACACCGATTTGCCGGACATCGCTGCCTGCCTGGCTAAACTGCCTGAGCTGATGGAGACCCTCGCCAGCCGGATGGCCCGCATCGATAGCAGCTACCGGCCGGGCAAGCCGTTCGTAAAGGTCAAGTTCCACGACTTCAGCCAGACCACCCTGGAGCAGGCCGGGGCGGGGCGGGATCTGGACAGCTACAAACAGCTGCTGAGCCAGGCCGTGGCTCGGGGTGGCAAGCCGGTTCGGCTGTTGGGGATAGGCGTGCGCTTGCAGGATCTGCGCGGTGCACATGAGCAGCTGGAGCTGTTCAGTACAACGTAG
- the mprF gene encoding bifunctional lysylphosphatidylglycerol flippase/synthetase MprF has product MRPDSPELPDTVTAPHPLNPSKLRWLELLSKYRQPIGLVVTLLLFGIALIACRHLLSELDIYALHDSVMSTPTASLLGALAAAAAGFVILLGYEWSASRYAAVDLPRRTLILGGFTAFAIGNAIGLSLLSGGSVRYRLYARHGIGAAEVARMTLFASLSLGCALPPLAALATLSNLPAASTALHMAPGLLGTIAGTVIALTVLLAAGIYRRRLGEQPIADNLLVKVGRRTLRLPGVRLTLLQLVITALDVLAAATVLYLLLPEAPPFGAFVLVYLLALAAGVLSHVPGGVGVFEAILLAAFANELGAAPLAAALLLYRLIYVMLPLLLACVVLLATEAKRFFFAQQAIRVASGMAAPILALLVFLSGVVLLFSGATPEIDTRLEHLGFLIPHRLIDASHFGASLIGVLCLLLAQGLRRRLSAAWMLTTTLLLVGALLSLLKGFDWEEASLLILTAALLAIFRRSFYRPSRLLELPFSPFYLMASACVVGASIWLLLFAYQDIPYKHQLWWQFTLDADAPRGLRSALGSAVLLVIVALTWLLRTARPVIHLPDSEELSKAAKILMTSDQPDGGLALTGDKALLFHPNDNAFMMYARRGRSLVALYDPIGSTQQRAEMIWQFRDLCDFHHARPVFYQVRAENLPFYMDIGLTAIKLGEEARVDLVKFDLEAKGKEMKDLRYTWNRGSRDGLSLEIYEAGQAPLEELKVISDAWLTGKNVREKGFSLGRFSPEYLQHFRIAIIHFEGRPVAFANLLETHSHELASLDLMRAHPEAPKLTMEFMMVGLIQHYKSHGYARFSLGMVPLSGLQPRKGAPLTQRLGSMVFRRGEQLYNFQGLRRFKDKFQPDWEPRYMAVPAGLDPLVALADTAALIAGGLTGLVKR; this is encoded by the coding sequence ATGCGCCCCGACTCGCCAGAACTGCCTGATACCGTGACTGCCCCACATCCGTTGAATCCCAGCAAATTGCGCTGGCTGGAACTGCTGAGCAAGTACCGCCAACCCATCGGCCTGGTCGTGACCCTGTTGCTGTTTGGCATCGCCCTGATCGCCTGCCGCCACCTGCTCAGCGAACTGGACATCTACGCGCTGCATGACTCGGTCATGAGCACCCCCACCGCTTCACTGCTGGGCGCGCTCGCCGCCGCGGCCGCCGGTTTCGTCATATTGCTGGGTTACGAATGGTCGGCCAGCCGCTATGCCGCCGTCGACCTGCCGCGCAGAACGTTGATCCTCGGCGGTTTCACCGCCTTCGCCATTGGCAATGCCATTGGCCTGTCCCTGCTGTCCGGCGGCTCGGTGCGCTACCGCCTGTATGCCCGCCATGGCATCGGTGCCGCGGAAGTGGCACGCATGACCCTGTTTGCCAGCCTGTCCCTGGGTTGCGCGCTGCCGCCGCTCGCGGCCCTGGCTACCCTCAGCAACCTGCCTGCCGCCTCCACTGCCCTGCACATGGCACCCGGGCTGCTGGGCACCATTGCCGGCACAGTCATCGCGCTGACCGTGCTGCTGGCAGCGGGCATCTATCGGCGCCGCCTGGGGGAACAGCCCATTGCCGATAACCTGCTGGTGAAGGTCGGCCGCCGCACCTTGCGCCTGCCAGGCGTGCGCCTGACCCTGCTGCAACTGGTGATCACGGCCCTGGACGTACTGGCCGCGGCCACGGTGCTGTACCTGCTGCTGCCGGAAGCCCCACCGTTCGGCGCATTTGTCTTGGTGTACCTGCTCGCCCTGGCGGCCGGCGTACTCAGCCATGTGCCCGGCGGCGTCGGCGTGTTCGAGGCTATCCTGCTGGCGGCGTTCGCCAACGAACTGGGCGCCGCCCCCCTGGCCGCCGCGTTACTGCTGTACCGCTTGATCTACGTGATGCTGCCGCTGCTGCTGGCCTGCGTGGTGCTGCTGGCCACTGAAGCCAAGCGCTTCTTCTTTGCCCAGCAGGCCATTCGAGTGGCCTCGGGCATGGCCGCCCCGATCCTGGCGTTGCTGGTGTTCCTGTCGGGCGTGGTGCTGCTGTTCTCCGGCGCGACCCCGGAAATCGATACCCGTCTGGAGCACCTCGGCTTCCTGATTCCTCACCGCCTGATCGACGCCTCGCACTTCGGTGCCAGTCTGATCGGCGTGTTGTGCCTGCTGCTTGCCCAGGGCCTGCGTCGGCGGTTGTCCGCCGCCTGGATGCTGACCACTACCCTGCTGCTGGTGGGTGCGCTGCTGTCACTGCTCAAGGGCTTCGACTGGGAAGAGGCCAGCCTGCTGATTCTCACCGCCGCCCTGCTGGCGATCTTTCGCCGCTCGTTCTACCGCCCCAGCCGCTTGCTGGAGTTGCCCTTCTCGCCGTTCTACCTGATGGCCAGCGCTTGCGTCGTGGGGGCCTCCATCTGGTTGCTGCTGTTTGCCTACCAGGACATTCCCTACAAGCATCAGTTGTGGTGGCAGTTCACCCTCGACGCCGATGCCCCGCGGGGCCTGCGCTCGGCGCTGGGCAGCGCGGTGCTGCTGGTGATCGTCGCGCTGACCTGGCTGCTGCGCACCGCTCGCCCGGTCATCCACCTGCCCGACAGCGAAGAGCTGAGCAAGGCGGCGAAGATCCTCATGACCTCCGACCAGCCGGACGGTGGCCTGGCGCTGACGGGTGACAAGGCCCTGCTCTTCCATCCCAATGACAACGCCTTCATGATGTACGCCCGCCGCGGGCGCAGCCTGGTGGCGCTGTACGACCCCATCGGCTCTACCCAGCAGCGCGCGGAAATGATCTGGCAGTTCCGCGATCTGTGCGACTTCCACCACGCGCGCCCAGTGTTCTACCAGGTACGCGCGGAGAACCTGCCGTTCTACATGGACATCGGCCTGACGGCGATCAAGCTGGGGGAGGAAGCCCGCGTCGACCTGGTGAAGTTCGACCTGGAAGCCAAGGGCAAGGAGATGAAAGACCTGCGCTACACCTGGAACCGCGGTAGCCGCGACGGCCTGTCGCTGGAGATCTACGAAGCCGGGCAAGCGCCGCTGGAAGAGCTGAAGGTGATTTCCGATGCCTGGCTGACCGGCAAGAACGTGCGGGAAAAAGGCTTCTCCCTGGGCCGGTTCAGCCCGGAGTACCTGCAGCATTTTCGTATCGCGATCATCCATTTCGAGGGACGCCCCGTGGCGTTCGCCAACCTGCTCGAGACCCACAGCCACGAGCTGGCCAGTCTCGACCTGATGCGCGCGCACCCCGAGGCACCCAAGCTGACCATGGAGTTCATGATGGTCGGCTTGATACAACATTATAAGAGTCATGGTTACGCACGCTTCAGCCTGGGCATGGTGCCGTTGTCGGGCCTGCAGCCGCGCAAGGGCGCACCGCTGACCCAGCGCCTGGGTTCGATGGTGTTCCGCCGCGGCGAGCAGCTCTACAACTTCCAGGGCCTGAGGCGCTTCAAGGATAAATTCCAGCCCGACTGGGAACCCCGTTACATGGCCGTGCCAGCCGGACTCGATCCGCTGGTGGCACTGGCTGACACTGCCGCCCTGATCGCGGGCGGCCTGACAGGATTGGTGAAACGCTGA
- a CDS encoding virulence factor family protein has protein sequence MIRRNWRKWLAVVVVVIAGAAAVYWYMNRPAPAPLLEQVKLDDGNTATLVTPGTRIKARVVLSVPAEQALSDKQLTDLSKDGSAQLVQVLLAKSDCDEQENDIKAATQHLDGPVTLFSGIGSGAAEAWAWLAKQTDDKATAVSVGFSLEQPGCATPLPKKAEHGHWVVAWNDNPDDASASFVRDTPNAETSISDYDIHLPQVLKNELTKLLVGDSKDALSMPVVEVPAGQATDTVTLFLSGDGGWRDLDRDVAGEMAKMGYPVVGIDMLRYYWQHKTPEQSAEDLSALMLHYRQKWGTKRFILAGYSFGADVLPATYNRLPADDQKRIDGVLLLAFARSGSFEIEVEGWLGNAGKEAPTGPEIAKMPQNKILCVYGVEEADETGCTDAKTYTGETLKLPGGHHFDEDYPALAKKLIDAIEKLQGKPAVAKAD, from the coding sequence ATGATTCGACGCAACTGGCGTAAATGGCTGGCGGTCGTGGTGGTAGTGATCGCTGGCGCCGCGGCGGTCTACTGGTACATGAACCGCCCCGCCCCCGCGCCCCTTCTGGAACAAGTGAAACTGGACGACGGCAATACCGCGACCCTGGTAACGCCGGGTACGCGCATCAAGGCCCGCGTGGTGCTGTCGGTGCCGGCCGAACAGGCCCTGAGCGACAAGCAACTGACCGACCTCAGCAAGGACGGCTCGGCGCAGCTGGTGCAGGTGCTGCTGGCCAAGTCCGACTGCGACGAGCAGGAGAACGACATCAAGGCCGCGACCCAACATCTGGACGGCCCTGTCACGCTCTTCAGCGGCATCGGCTCCGGTGCTGCCGAGGCCTGGGCCTGGCTGGCCAAGCAGACCGACGACAAGGCCACGGCCGTGTCGGTGGGCTTCAGCCTGGAACAGCCCGGCTGCGCTACCCCACTGCCGAAGAAAGCCGAGCACGGCCACTGGGTCGTGGCCTGGAACGACAACCCGGATGACGCCAGCGCCTCGTTCGTGCGCGACACCCCCAATGCCGAGACAAGCATCAGCGACTACGACATCCACCTGCCTCAGGTGCTGAAGAACGAGCTGACCAAACTGCTGGTAGGCGACAGCAAGGACGCCCTGAGCATGCCCGTGGTGGAAGTGCCGGCAGGCCAGGCCACCGATACCGTGACCCTGTTCCTGTCCGGTGACGGCGGCTGGCGTGACCTGGACCGCGACGTGGCGGGCGAGATGGCGAAGATGGGCTACCCGGTGGTGGGCATCGACATGCTGCGCTACTACTGGCAGCACAAGACCCCGGAGCAGAGCGCCGAAGACCTGTCGGCCCTGATGCTGCATTACCGCCAGAAGTGGGGCACCAAGCGCTTCATCCTGGCCGGTTACTCATTTGGCGCCGACGTGCTGCCGGCGACCTACAACCGCCTGCCGGCCGATGACCAGAAACGCATCGACGGCGTCCTGCTGCTGGCCTTCGCCCGCAGTGGCAGCTTCGAGATCGAAGTGGAAGGCTGGCTCGGCAACGCCGGCAAGGAAGCGCCTACCGGCCCCGAGATCGCCAAAATGCCGCAGAACAAGATTCTGTGCGTGTATGGCGTGGAAGAGGCCGACGAGACCGGTTGCACCGACGCCAAGACCTACACCGGCGAGACCTTGAAACTGCCAGGGGGCCATCACTTCGATGAAGACTACCCGGCACTGGCCAAGAAGCTGATCGATGCCATCGAGAAGCTGCAGGGCAAGCCAGCGGTGGCCAAGGCCGACTGA
- a CDS encoding potassium transporter Kup yields MVQASSQAGTGHSAAKPIAMLVAAVGVVYGDIGTSPLYTLKEVFSGGYGIPSNHDGVLGILSLIFWSLIWVVSIKYMLFVLRADNQGEGGIMALTALARRASAGYPRLSGMLVVCGLIGAALFYGDSMITPAVSVLSAVEGLELAFDGISHWVVPVALVVLIGLFLIQRHGTARIGKLFGPVMVTWFVVLGILGAYGISHQPEVLKAINPLWGVRFFASHFGISVAVLGAVVLALTGAEALYADMGHFGRKPIARAWFILVLPALVLNYFGQGALILADPEAARNPFYLLAPSWALLPLIGLSTVATVIASQAVISGAFSLTQQAIQLGYIPRMHIQHTSSDEQGQIYIGAVNWTLMCGVILLVLGFESSGALASAYGVAVTGTMLMTTFLVSAVMLLMWKWPPFFAVPVMSVCLLVDGMFFAANVPKIVQGGAFPVLAGSALFILMTTWKRGKQLLVDRIDEGALPLPIFISSIRVQPPHRVQGTAVFLTARSDAVPHALLHNMLHNQVLHEQVVLLTVVNEDDPRVPANRRFEVESYGEGFFRVILHYGFMDEPDVPAALKLCHLDDLDFSPMRTTYFLSRETVIPSKLVGMARWREGLFAFMLKNANGNLRFFKLPVNRVIELGTQVEM; encoded by the coding sequence ATGGTTCAGGCAAGTAGTCAGGCAGGCACAGGGCATTCGGCGGCAAAGCCGATCGCGATGCTGGTGGCGGCCGTCGGGGTAGTCTACGGCGATATCGGTACCAGCCCGTTGTATACCCTCAAGGAGGTGTTCTCCGGTGGCTATGGGATTCCCAGCAATCATGATGGCGTCCTGGGCATTCTATCCCTGATCTTCTGGTCGCTGATCTGGGTGGTCTCGATCAAATACATGCTGTTCGTGCTGCGCGCCGACAACCAGGGGGAGGGCGGTATCATGGCGCTCACCGCCCTGGCGCGGCGGGCATCGGCGGGCTACCCGCGCTTGAGCGGCATGCTGGTGGTGTGCGGCCTGATCGGCGCGGCGCTGTTCTACGGCGATAGCATGATCACCCCGGCGGTCTCGGTGTTGTCGGCGGTGGAAGGCCTGGAGCTGGCCTTCGATGGCATCAGCCATTGGGTGGTGCCGGTGGCCCTGGTGGTGCTGATCGGCCTGTTCCTGATCCAGCGCCACGGCACGGCACGTATCGGCAAACTGTTCGGCCCGGTGATGGTGACCTGGTTCGTGGTGCTGGGCATCCTGGGGGCCTATGGCATTTCCCATCAGCCTGAAGTGCTCAAGGCCATCAACCCCCTGTGGGGCGTGCGCTTTTTCGCCAGCCACTTCGGTATTTCCGTGGCGGTGCTGGGCGCGGTCGTACTGGCACTGACCGGTGCCGAAGCGCTGTATGCCGACATGGGCCATTTCGGCCGCAAGCCCATCGCCCGCGCCTGGTTCATCCTGGTGCTGCCGGCGCTGGTGCTGAACTACTTCGGTCAGGGGGCGCTGATCCTGGCCGACCCGGAAGCCGCCCGCAACCCGTTCTACCTGCTGGCGCCCAGCTGGGCGTTGTTGCCGCTGATCGGCTTGTCCACGGTGGCGACGGTCATCGCCTCGCAAGCGGTGATCTCGGGCGCCTTCTCGTTGACCCAGCAAGCCATTCAGTTGGGCTACATTCCGCGCATGCATATCCAGCATACCTCCAGCGACGAGCAGGGGCAGATCTACATCGGCGCGGTGAACTGGACATTGATGTGTGGCGTGATCCTGCTGGTGCTGGGCTTCGAGTCTTCGGGCGCGTTGGCCTCGGCCTACGGCGTGGCCGTGACCGGCACCATGCTGATGACCACCTTCCTGGTGTCGGCGGTGATGTTGCTGATGTGGAAGTGGCCGCCCTTCTTCGCGGTGCCGGTGATGAGTGTGTGCCTGCTGGTGGACGGTATGTTCTTCGCAGCCAACGTGCCCAAGATCGTCCAGGGCGGCGCGTTTCCGGTACTGGCCGGCAGTGCGCTATTCATCCTGATGACCACGTGGAAACGCGGCAAGCAGCTGCTGGTGGACCGCATCGACGAGGGCGCGTTGCCGTTGCCGATCTTCATCAGCAGTATCCGCGTGCAACCGCCGCACCGGGTGCAGGGCACCGCGGTGTTCCTCACCGCACGCTCCGACGCCGTGCCCCACGCGTTGTTGCACAACATGCTGCATAACCAGGTGCTGCACGAGCAGGTGGTGTTGCTGACCGTGGTCAACGAAGACGACCCGCGGGTACCGGCCAACCGCCGGTTCGAGGTGGAGTCCTATGGCGAGGGCTTCTTCCGCGTCATCCTGCACTACGGTTTCATGGACGAGCCGGACGTACCGGCGGCGCTGAAACTGTGCCACCTGGACGACCTGGACTTCAGCCCTATGCGCACCACCTACTTCCTCAGCCGCGAGACGGTCATCCCGTCCAAGCTGGTGGGCATGGCGCGCTGGCGCGAGGGGTTGTTCGCCTTCATGCTCAAGAACGCCAACGGCAACCTGCGGTTCTTCAAGCTGCCGGTGAACCGGGTGATCGAGTTGGGTACCCAGGTAGAGATGTAA
- the rimO gene encoding 30S ribosomal protein S12 methylthiotransferase RimO has product MSTTPAPSAPKVGFVSLGCPKALVDSERILTQLRMEGYEVVPTYQDADVVVVNTCGFIDTAKAESLEVIGEALAENGKVIVTGCMGVEESAIRNVHPSVLAVTGPQQYEQVVTAVHEVVPPRQDHNPLIDLVPPQGIKLTPRHYAYLKISEGCNHSCSFCIIPSMRGKLVSRPVGDVLSEAERLVKAGVKEILVISQDTSAYGVDVKYKTDFWNGRPVKTRMLELCEALSSLGVWVRLHYVYPYPNVDDIIPLMAAGKLLPYLDIPFQHASPKVLKLMKRPAFEDKTLARIKKWREQCPDLIIRSTFIVGFPGETEEDFQYLLDWLTEAQLDRVGCFQYSPVEGAPANDLDAEVVPDDVKQDRWDRFMAHQQAISAARLQMKIGKEIEVLIDEVDEQGAVGRCFFDAPEIDGSVFIEGAEGLNPGDKVMCRVVDADEYDLWAERL; this is encoded by the coding sequence ATGTCCACCACTCCCGCGCCGTCCGCCCCCAAGGTAGGATTTGTGTCACTCGGGTGCCCCAAGGCCCTAGTCGACTCCGAACGCATCCTCACCCAGCTGCGCATGGAAGGCTATGAAGTCGTTCCGACCTACCAGGACGCCGACGTCGTGGTCGTCAATACGTGCGGCTTCATCGACACCGCCAAGGCCGAGTCCCTGGAAGTGATCGGCGAAGCCCTGGCCGAAAACGGCAAGGTCATCGTCACCGGCTGCATGGGCGTGGAAGAAAGCGCGATCCGCAACGTGCACCCCAGCGTGCTGGCCGTGACTGGCCCGCAGCAGTACGAGCAGGTCGTGACGGCCGTGCACGAGGTGGTTCCGCCGCGCCAGGACCACAACCCGCTGATCGACCTGGTGCCGCCACAGGGCATCAAGCTCACCCCGCGCCATTACGCCTACCTGAAGATTTCCGAAGGCTGCAACCACAGCTGCAGCTTCTGCATCATCCCCTCGATGCGCGGCAAGCTGGTCAGCCGCCCGGTGGGCGACGTGCTGAGCGAGGCCGAGCGCCTGGTCAAGGCGGGCGTCAAAGAGATTCTGGTGATTTCCCAGGACACCAGCGCCTATGGTGTCGACGTCAAGTACAAGACCGACTTCTGGAACGGCCGCCCGGTCAAGACCCGCATGCTGGAACTGTGCGAGGCCCTGAGCAGCCTGGGCGTGTGGGTGCGCCTGCACTACGTGTACCCGTACCCGAACGTCGACGACATCATTCCGCTGATGGCCGCTGGCAAACTGCTGCCGTACCTGGACATTCCGTTCCAGCACGCCAGCCCCAAAGTGCTGAAGCTGATGAAGCGTCCGGCCTTCGAAGACAAGACCCTGGCGCGCATCAAGAAATGGCGCGAGCAGTGCCCGGACCTGATCATCCGCTCCACGTTCATCGTCGGCTTCCCCGGCGAAACCGAAGAAGACTTCCAGTACCTGCTGGACTGGCTCACCGAAGCTCAGCTGGACCGCGTCGGCTGCTTCCAGTACTCGCCTGTCGAAGGCGCCCCGGCCAACGACCTGGACGCCGAAGTGGTGCCCGATGACGTCAAGCAGGACCGCTGGGACCGCTTCATGGCTCACCAGCAGGCCATCAGCGCCGCGCGCCTGCAGATGAAGATCGGTAAAGAGATCGAAGTGCTGATCGACGAAGTGGACGAACAAGGCGCCGTGGGCCGCTGCTTCTTCGACGCCCCGGAAATCGACGGCAGTGTGTTCATCGAAGGCGCCGAAGGCCTGAACCCTGGCGACAAGGTCATGTGCCGCGTGGTGGATGCCGACGAGTACGACCTGTGGGCCGAACGCCTCTAA
- a CDS encoding GNAT family N-acetyltransferase — MGKHLLVHTPRANDYPELTQVWEASVRATHHFLPDSYITLLRGLVEKHYLDAVMLICCKDARQRITGFAGVAAGKVEMLFIHPDFRGQGIGTRLLDFAFDHLNADQLDVNEQNEQAFGFYLKQGFEVIGRSEVDGMGQPYPLLHLRRAQRQSARA; from the coding sequence ATGGGCAAACATTTGCTGGTACACACCCCCCGCGCGAACGACTACCCGGAGCTGACGCAGGTCTGGGAAGCCTCGGTGCGGGCCACGCACCATTTCCTTCCTGACAGCTACATCACCCTGCTGCGCGGCCTGGTAGAGAAACACTACCTGGATGCGGTGATGCTGATCTGCTGCAAGGACGCGCGCCAGCGCATCACCGGCTTCGCCGGGGTGGCGGCGGGCAAGGTCGAGATGTTGTTCATTCACCCCGACTTCCGCGGCCAAGGCATTGGCACGCGCCTTCTGGACTTTGCCTTCGACCACCTCAACGCCGACCAGTTGGACGTCAACGAACAGAATGAACAGGCCTTCGGCTTCTACCTCAAGCAAGGCTTTGAAGTGATAGGCCGCTCCGAAGTCGATGGCATGGGCCAGCCCTACCCGCTGCTGCACCTGCGCCGTGCCCAGCGACAATCTGCACGGGCTTAA